Proteins from a single region of Psychrobacter cryohalolentis K5:
- the sdhA gene encoding succinate dehydrogenase flavoprotein subunit → MATRQDNTISNIKTLNYDAVIVGGGGSGMRASLHLAEAGMKVAVLTKVFPTRSHTVAAQGGIGASLGNMSNDNWHFHFYDTVKGSDWLGDQDAIEYMCREAPKVVYELEHMGMPFDRNEDGTIYQRPFGGHTSNYGEKAVQRACAAADRTGHALLHTLYQKNLQQGTEFFIEWIALDLIKDEAGNINGVIAIEQETGTVAVFQSPITVLATGGAGRIFAASTNAYINTGDGIGMAVRAGIPLQDMEFWQFHPTGVHGAGVLLTEGCRGEGAILRNKDGEAFMERYAPTVKDLAPRDLVSRSMDQEIKEGRGCGPNADHIVMDMTHLGVETIMKRLPSVFEIGKNFANVDITKEPIPVIPTIHYMMGGIPTTIHGQVIVPDLEAGTDEDGLYAKGNVVKGLYAIGECACVSVHGANRLGTNSLLDLLVFGRAAGKHIVDEFHHADHNYKPLDPRVLDYTVGRLDKLQQSTSGYNAQDVADEIRATMQTHASVFRTQAMMDEGVAKILALGEKIDQIHLADKSQVFNTARIEAFEVGNLYEVAKATMISAAQRHESRGAHSVSDYDRPEDDEYAPNGRNDNDWMKHTLWYSEGNKIIYKPVRKIPLTVDYIEPKVRVY, encoded by the coding sequence ATGGCAACTAGACAAGACAATACCATTAGCAATATCAAAACCCTAAACTATGACGCGGTCATCGTTGGTGGTGGTGGTTCAGGTATGCGTGCATCATTGCACTTAGCTGAAGCCGGCATGAAGGTTGCAGTCTTAACCAAAGTATTCCCAACCCGCTCGCACACTGTTGCAGCTCAGGGCGGTATCGGTGCAAGTCTCGGTAACATGAGCAACGATAACTGGCATTTCCACTTTTATGATACCGTTAAAGGGTCAGACTGGTTGGGTGACCAAGACGCGATTGAGTACATGTGCCGTGAAGCGCCAAAAGTAGTATATGAGCTTGAGCACATGGGCATGCCGTTTGACCGTAATGAAGATGGCACAATTTATCAGCGCCCATTTGGTGGTCATACCTCAAACTATGGCGAAAAAGCCGTACAACGTGCGTGTGCTGCTGCTGACCGTACCGGTCACGCGCTACTGCATACTCTATATCAAAAAAACCTGCAGCAAGGTACTGAATTCTTTATTGAGTGGATTGCCCTTGATTTGATCAAAGATGAAGCCGGCAACATCAATGGCGTCATCGCTATTGAGCAAGAAACTGGTACTGTTGCGGTATTCCAGTCACCAATCACTGTGTTAGCGACAGGCGGCGCAGGTCGTATCTTTGCTGCCTCTACCAACGCTTATATTAATACTGGTGACGGTATTGGCATGGCGGTTCGTGCTGGTATTCCACTACAAGACATGGAATTTTGGCAGTTCCACCCAACCGGCGTTCATGGTGCCGGCGTACTATTGACCGAAGGTTGCCGCGGTGAAGGCGCTATCTTACGTAATAAAGATGGCGAAGCCTTTATGGAGCGTTATGCTCCAACCGTAAAAGACTTGGCACCACGTGATTTAGTATCACGCTCTATGGACCAAGAAATCAAAGAAGGCCGTGGTTGTGGTCCAAATGCTGACCATATCGTGATGGATATGACCCATTTAGGTGTTGAAACCATCATGAAGCGTCTGCCATCAGTATTCGAGATTGGTAAGAACTTTGCCAACGTCGATATCACGAAAGAGCCAATTCCTGTTATTCCAACCATTCATTATATGATGGGCGGTATTCCAACCACGATTCATGGTCAAGTGATTGTACCGGATCTAGAAGCAGGTACGGATGAAGATGGTCTATATGCAAAAGGCAACGTGGTTAAAGGTCTATATGCAATTGGCGAATGTGCGTGCGTCAGTGTTCACGGTGCCAACCGTTTAGGTACCAACTCATTGCTTGATTTATTGGTATTTGGTCGCGCTGCAGGTAAGCACATCGTCGATGAATTCCATCATGCGGATCATAACTATAAGCCACTTGATCCTCGCGTCCTTGATTACACAGTCGGTCGTTTAGACAAGCTGCAACAGTCAACTTCAGGCTACAATGCGCAAGACGTTGCCGATGAGATTCGTGCAACTATGCAAACGCATGCCAGTGTATTCCGTACACAAGCGATGATGGATGAAGGCGTTGCAAAAATCCTAGCGCTAGGCGAGAAGATTGATCAGATTCATTTGGCTGATAAATCACAAGTCTTTAACACTGCTCGTATTGAAGCCTTTGAAGTGGGCAATCTTTACGAAGTAGCAAAAGCGACGATGATATCAGCGGCCCAGCGTCATGAAAGCCGCGGCGCGCACAGTGTCTCTGACTATGATCGTCCTGAAGATGATGAATACGCACCAAACGGTCGTAACGATAATGATTGGATGAAGCATACCTTATGGTATTCTGAAGGCAATAAGATTATCTATAAGCCGGTTCGTAAAATTCCATTAACGGTTGATTATATCGAGCCAAAGGTTCGTGTCTACTAA
- a CDS encoding succinate dehydrogenase iron-sulfur subunit — translation MSRGTRTIEIYRYDPDLDAAPRMQTYTIELLDSDRMLLDVLLRLKKEDETLTFRRSCREGICGSDGMNINGKNGLACLINMNTLPEKVTVRPLPGLPVVRDLVVDMNQFYEQYEKVHPFLINDQPAPATERLQSPEQRDKLNGLYECILCACCSTSCPSFWWNPDKFLGPSALLHADRFVSDSRDSDTRARLARLDDPFSLFRCRGIMNCVSVCPKGLNPTKAIGHLRNLLLDQAG, via the coding sequence ATGAGCCGAGGTACTCGCACCATCGAAATCTATCGCTACGATCCTGATCTGGACGCAGCGCCGCGTATGCAAACTTATACGATTGAGCTACTAGACTCAGATCGTATGTTGCTTGACGTGTTATTACGCCTAAAGAAGGAAGATGAAACTCTTACCTTCCGTCGCTCGTGCCGTGAAGGCATCTGTGGCTCTGATGGCATGAATATTAATGGTAAAAATGGTCTAGCATGTTTGATCAACATGAATACTTTGCCAGAAAAAGTAACCGTTCGCCCGTTACCAGGTTTGCCAGTGGTTCGTGATTTGGTCGTCGATATGAACCAATTCTACGAGCAGTACGAAAAAGTACATCCATTCTTAATTAATGATCAGCCAGCGCCTGCGACTGAGCGCTTGCAGTCGCCTGAGCAACGTGACAAGTTAAATGGTTTATATGAATGTATCTTATGTGCCTGCTGTTCAACCAGCTGCCCATCATTCTGGTGGAATCCTGATAAGTTCTTAGGACCATCAGCACTACTGCATGCTGATCGTTTTGTTTCTGACAGCCGTGATAGTGATACGCGCGCGCGTCTGGCTCGTTTAGACGATCCATTCAGCTTATTTCGTTGCCGCGGTATCATGAACTGCGTATCAGTATGTCCAAAAGGCTTGAATCCAACCAAAGCTATCGGTCATCTGCGTAATTTGTTGCTTGATCAAGCAGGTTAA
- a CDS encoding 2-oxoglutarate dehydrogenase E1 component, with protein sequence MNSITKEAASVDQTELAADNANYIDILYEQYLEDPNSVGSDWQTYFEQYKSPNDAPHNAIKDQFLLLARNQTANKVSTDTSSATTSHSNNVGDNKQMGVQQLISAYRRRGHRRAQLDPLSLHPRAEVEDLTLAYHNLSDADLDTVFPTNDLNIGKNEAPLREIIEIMERVYCRYIGTEYMHVTTSTEKRWMEKYLETNLGHISFDTEKRLSILERLTAAEGLEKYLARKYTGVKRFGLEGGESFIPAINEIIQRAGGYGTKEMVIGMAHRGRLNLLVNILGKNPADLFDEFDGKVQPEKGSGDVKYHNGFSSNVMTPGGEAHLALAFNPSHLEIVAPVLQGSVRARQVRRNDQPLHENKTGNSVLPIVIHGDAAFAGQGVVQETFQMSQTRAYTTGGTIHIVINNQVGFTTSRQEDARSTEYCTDVAKMVHAPILHVNGDDPESVVFAAQLALDYRHEFDKDIIIDLFCYRRNGHNEADEPSATQPLMYAVIKKLPTTRTIYAKQLIEEGLLSKEDETRLEDEYRESLDRGEYVANSLVNEPNEQLFVDWKPYLGHDLVDDWDTSVDIEVLKGYGRRMAQMPEGYKLQRQVQKVVEQRLAMQTGEEPLNWGAAETLAYASLVDNDKVLVRITGEDVGRGTFSHRHSELYNIEDGSMYVPLAHLSEDQARFATYNSLLSEEAVLAFEYGYATTVPNALVVWEAQFGDFVNGAQVVIDQFIASGETKWQRVCGLTMLLPHGFEGQGPEHSSARLERFLQLCAEDNMQVITPTTPAQIYHALRRQAVRPIRKPLIVMSPKSLLRHKLATSQLEELANGKFETVLPEMDQQNPDNVTRMVLCGGKVYYDLLEQRRALGLDHVAIVRIEQLYPLPEKRLIAEIEKYSNLKEIVWTQEEPLNQGAWYYLAPHMFRIVVPHPTRAKVMEPVARPASAAPATGSAKLHVKQQQDLIAGGLGISVDELSI encoded by the coding sequence ATGAATAGTATAACTAAAGAAGCAGCGAGCGTAGATCAAACAGAGTTGGCCGCTGATAACGCCAATTATATTGATATTCTCTACGAGCAATACCTAGAAGATCCTAATAGTGTTGGCAGCGATTGGCAAACGTATTTTGAACAATACAAATCGCCAAATGATGCGCCGCATAACGCCATTAAAGACCAGTTTTTATTATTAGCGCGTAATCAGACGGCTAATAAGGTCAGCACCGACACCAGTAGCGCGACTACTAGTCATAGCAACAATGTTGGTGACAATAAGCAAATGGGCGTACAGCAGCTCATCTCAGCTTACCGTCGTCGCGGTCATCGCCGAGCGCAGTTAGATCCATTAAGTCTACACCCACGTGCGGAAGTAGAGGATTTGACCCTTGCCTATCACAATCTTTCTGACGCGGATCTAGATACGGTATTTCCTACTAATGATCTAAATATCGGTAAAAATGAAGCACCGTTACGTGAAATCATTGAAATCATGGAGCGCGTCTATTGCCGTTATATCGGTACAGAATATATGCACGTGACCACCAGCACAGAAAAGCGCTGGATGGAAAAATATCTAGAAACCAATCTAGGTCATATCTCTTTTGATACAGAAAAACGTTTGTCTATTCTTGAGCGTTTGACGGCAGCAGAAGGCTTAGAAAAATATCTTGCTCGTAAATATACGGGTGTGAAGCGTTTTGGTCTGGAAGGCGGAGAGAGCTTTATTCCAGCGATCAATGAAATCATCCAACGTGCTGGCGGTTATGGTACAAAAGAGATGGTCATTGGTATGGCTCACCGTGGGCGTTTAAACTTATTGGTAAATATCTTGGGTAAAAACCCTGCTGATTTATTTGATGAGTTCGATGGCAAAGTTCAGCCAGAAAAAGGCTCAGGTGATGTGAAATACCACAATGGTTTTTCATCGAACGTGATGACACCAGGTGGGGAAGCGCATTTAGCGTTGGCATTTAACCCGTCACATCTTGAAATCGTTGCGCCAGTATTACAAGGCTCAGTACGTGCACGTCAAGTACGTCGTAACGATCAGCCACTTCATGAAAATAAGACGGGCAATTCAGTATTGCCAATCGTCATTCATGGTGATGCAGCGTTTGCTGGTCAAGGCGTGGTACAAGAGACATTCCAGATGTCACAAACCCGTGCGTATACGACGGGCGGCACCATCCATATTGTGATTAATAACCAAGTTGGTTTTACCACCAGCCGTCAAGAAGATGCACGCTCAACTGAATACTGTACTGATGTGGCAAAAATGGTTCATGCGCCAATTTTGCATGTCAACGGTGATGATCCTGAGTCTGTGGTATTTGCCGCGCAATTGGCGTTAGATTATCGTCATGAGTTTGACAAAGACATCATCATAGATCTTTTCTGCTATCGCCGTAACGGTCATAATGAGGCGGACGAGCCTTCAGCGACTCAGCCACTCATGTATGCAGTGATCAAAAAGCTACCAACGACTCGTACTATTTACGCAAAACAGTTAATCGAAGAAGGTTTGCTGAGTAAAGAAGATGAAACACGTTTAGAAGATGAGTATCGTGAATCATTAGATCGCGGTGAATATGTTGCCAATTCATTAGTAAACGAGCCTAACGAGCAGCTATTTGTCGATTGGAAACCTTACTTGGGTCACGATTTGGTTGATGATTGGGATACCAGTGTCGACATCGAAGTGTTGAAAGGCTATGGTCGCCGCATGGCACAAATGCCTGAAGGTTACAAGCTACAGCGTCAAGTACAAAAAGTGGTCGAGCAGCGCTTAGCAATGCAAACTGGCGAAGAGCCTTTGAACTGGGGTGCAGCTGAGACATTGGCATACGCATCACTGGTCGATAACGATAAAGTGCTCGTACGTATTACTGGTGAAGATGTAGGACGTGGTACGTTCTCACATCGTCATAGTGAGCTATATAATATTGAAGATGGCAGCATGTATGTGCCACTTGCTCACCTGAGTGAAGATCAAGCACGCTTTGCCACTTATAACTCATTGTTATCAGAAGAAGCGGTACTAGCTTTTGAATATGGTTATGCGACTACGGTGCCAAATGCATTGGTTGTTTGGGAAGCGCAGTTCGGTGATTTTGTTAACGGTGCTCAAGTAGTTATCGATCAGTTTATCGCCAGTGGCGAGACCAAATGGCAGCGCGTTTGCGGCTTAACCATGTTATTGCCGCATGGCTTCGAAGGTCAAGGTCCTGAGCATTCATCAGCCCGTCTTGAACGCTTCTTGCAGCTATGTGCTGAAGACAACATGCAAGTCATCACACCAACGACGCCTGCACAGATTTATCATGCGCTACGTCGTCAAGCGGTTCGCCCGATTCGTAAACCGTTAATCGTGATGTCGCCAAAAAGCTTGCTACGTCATAAGCTTGCGACTTCTCAATTAGAAGAATTGGCAAATGGTAAGTTTGAAACGGTATTGCCAGAGATGGATCAGCAAAATCCGGACAACGTGACTCGTATGGTGCTATGTGGCGGTAAAGTTTATTATGACTTGCTTGAGCAGCGCCGTGCATTAGGTTTAGACCATGTAGCAATCGTTCGTATTGAGCAGCTCTATCCTTTACCAGAAAAACGCTTAATTGCTGAAATTGAAAAATACAGCAACTTAAAAGAAATCGTTTGGACGCAAGAGGAGCCGTTGAATCAAGGGGCTTGGTATTACTTAGCACCGCATATGTTCCGCATTGTTGTACCGCATCCAACCAGAGCAAAAGTCATGGAGCCAGTTGCACGTCCTGCCAGTGCAGCGCCTGCGACAGGATCAGCAAAATTACACGTTAAGCAACAACAAGATTTAATCGCTGGTGGTCTTGGTATCAGTGTAGATGAGCTGTCTATTTAA
- the odhB gene encoding 2-oxoglutarate dehydrogenase complex dihydrolipoyllysine-residue succinyltransferase, with product MAEIKAPVFPESVADGTIVEWHVTEGQQVNRDDLLAEIETDKVVLEVVAPDNGVVTRIVKQVDDTVLSDELIAEFEAGASASAEAAPAVDPDQPAAPVQPKQATDGGEPVQASAESDHKDQSPAVRKAAKESGVDPKNVEGSGRGGRVTKTDMSNPTLKADSSITSDSGRPVAEAVGERTEKRVPMTRLRKTIANRLLAASQETAMLTTFNEVNMKPLMDMRTKYKDQFEKRHGTRLGFMSLFVKAATEALKRYPAVNASLDGDDIVYHGYYDIGVAVSSNRGLVVPVLRDTDRMSMADVEAKIREFGGKAQEGKLGLEDMVGGTFTISNGGVFGSLMSTPILNPPQTAILGMHAINDRPMAVNGEVKILPMMYLALSYDHRMIDGKEAVQFLVTLKELVEDPTMLLLDL from the coding sequence ATGGCTGAAATTAAAGCCCCCGTTTTTCCAGAATCGGTTGCCGATGGTACAATCGTTGAATGGCATGTCACTGAAGGTCAGCAAGTAAACCGTGATGACCTATTAGCTGAAATCGAAACTGATAAAGTTGTATTAGAAGTGGTCGCGCCTGATAACGGTGTTGTAACCCGAATCGTTAAGCAAGTAGATGATACCGTATTGTCTGATGAGCTGATTGCCGAATTTGAAGCTGGTGCTAGCGCCAGTGCTGAAGCTGCTCCTGCCGTTGATCCAGATCAACCAGCTGCGCCAGTACAACCTAAGCAAGCAACAGATGGCGGCGAGCCAGTACAAGCGTCTGCTGAATCTGATCATAAAGATCAAAGCCCTGCGGTTCGTAAAGCAGCCAAAGAGTCTGGCGTAGATCCTAAAAACGTCGAAGGTAGTGGTCGCGGCGGTCGTGTGACCAAAACTGACATGTCAAACCCAACGTTAAAAGCGGATAGCTCAATCACTTCTGATAGTGGTCGTCCTGTTGCTGAAGCAGTTGGCGAGCGTACTGAAAAACGCGTACCAATGACACGTCTACGTAAAACAATCGCGAATCGTCTACTAGCTGCTTCTCAAGAAACGGCAATGTTAACGACGTTTAACGAAGTCAACATGAAACCGTTGATGGACATGCGTACTAAGTATAAAGATCAGTTCGAAAAGCGTCATGGTACACGTTTAGGCTTTATGTCGTTATTCGTAAAAGCGGCGACTGAAGCCCTAAAACGTTATCCAGCTGTGAACGCGTCATTAGACGGTGATGATATCGTTTATCATGGTTACTATGACATCGGTGTTGCCGTATCTTCTAACCGTGGTCTAGTCGTACCAGTACTGCGTGATACTGATCGCATGAGCATGGCAGATGTTGAAGCCAAGATTCGTGAGTTTGGTGGTAAAGCACAAGAAGGTAAACTTGGTCTAGAAGACATGGTTGGCGGTACATTTACCATCTCAAACGGTGGTGTATTTGGTTCACTGATGTCAACACCTATCTTGAACCCACCACAAACTGCTATCTTGGGTATGCATGCTATCAATGACCGTCCTATGGCAGTTAATGGTGAAGTTAAAATCTTGCCAATGATGTATCTTGCACTGTCTTATGACCATCGTATGATTGATGGTAAAGAAGCGGTACAATTCTTAGTAACACTGAAAGAATTGGTTGAAGACCCTACTATGCTACTTTTAGATCTTTAA
- the lpdA gene encoding dihydrolipoyl dehydrogenase, with protein sequence MKDSYDLVVIGGGPGGYEAAIRAGQLGMSVACIEKRVYKGEPALGGTCLNVGCIPSKALLDSSHRYEATKHDLNEHGITTGDVAIDIEQMIARKEGIVKQLTGGVAALLKGNGVDWLQGWGTLEDGKGTDKKVKFTALADEAETTITAKNVILAAGSVPIDIPVARTDGDRIVDSTGALDFTAVPKRLGVIGAGVIGLELGSVWRRLGAEVVVYEALPSFLAAADKDIAKEAGKMLKKQGLDIRVDTKVTNAEVQGDQVIVTSETKGESSEESFDKLIVCVGRRAYSEKLLGEDSGIQLTERGLIDVNDQCKTNLDGVYAIGDLVRGPMLAHKAMEEGMMAVERIHGEKAQVNYDTIINVIYTHPEIAWVGLTEQEAEVAGYEVKTGSFNLAANGRALAQSEAQGSIKVVADAKTDRLLGMHAISAGAGDIVHQGMIAMEFVSSIEDLQLMTFAHPTISEAVHEAALSADGRAIHAIQRKKRK encoded by the coding sequence ATGAAAGACAGTTACGATTTAGTCGTCATCGGCGGCGGACCTGGTGGTTATGAAGCAGCAATCCGTGCAGGACAGCTTGGCATGAGCGTCGCTTGTATCGAAAAACGCGTTTATAAAGGCGAGCCTGCACTTGGCGGTACTTGCTTAAACGTCGGTTGTATCCCATCAAAAGCATTGCTTGATAGCTCACATCGCTATGAAGCGACTAAGCACGACCTTAATGAGCATGGTATTACTACTGGTGATGTTGCTATCGATATCGAGCAAATGATTGCTCGTAAAGAAGGCATCGTTAAGCAGTTGACTGGCGGTGTTGCTGCGTTATTGAAAGGTAATGGAGTTGACTGGCTACAAGGCTGGGGCACATTAGAAGATGGTAAAGGTACTGATAAAAAAGTTAAATTTACCGCTCTTGCTGATGAAGCAGAAACGACTATCACTGCTAAAAACGTGATTCTTGCAGCTGGTTCAGTGCCGATTGATATTCCAGTTGCCAGAACTGACGGCGATCGTATCGTTGATTCTACTGGCGCGCTTGACTTTACTGCTGTACCTAAGCGTTTAGGCGTAATCGGTGCCGGTGTTATCGGTCTTGAGCTTGGTTCAGTATGGCGTCGTCTAGGTGCAGAAGTTGTCGTATATGAAGCACTACCTAGCTTCTTGGCCGCTGCTGACAAAGACATCGCTAAAGAAGCGGGCAAAATGCTGAAAAAGCAAGGTCTTGATATTCGTGTCGATACCAAAGTGACCAATGCTGAAGTGCAAGGCGATCAAGTCATCGTTACTAGTGAAACCAAAGGCGAATCTAGTGAAGAGAGCTTTGATAAGCTGATCGTTTGTGTCGGTCGCCGTGCTTATTCTGAAAAATTACTTGGCGAAGACAGTGGTATTCAATTGACCGAACGCGGTTTGATTGATGTCAATGATCAGTGCAAAACCAATCTTGATGGCGTTTATGCTATCGGTGATTTGGTACGCGGTCCTATGCTTGCGCATAAAGCCATGGAAGAAGGCATGATGGCTGTTGAGCGTATTCATGGCGAAAAAGCTCAAGTTAACTACGACACTATTATCAACGTCATCTATACGCATCCAGAAATCGCATGGGTTGGTTTGACAGAGCAAGAAGCAGAAGTCGCAGGTTATGAAGTCAAAACAGGTTCATTTAACCTAGCTGCAAACGGTCGCGCTCTTGCTCAAAGTGAAGCTCAAGGTTCTATCAAAGTCGTTGCTGATGCCAAAACAGACCGTTTATTAGGCATGCATGCGATTTCTGCTGGTGCAGGCGATATCGTCCATCAAGGTATGATTGCGATGGAATTTGTATCAAGCATCGAAGATTTGCAGTTGATGACGTTTGCGCATCCAACGATCTCTGAAGCCGTTCATGAAGCAGCATTGTCTGCGGATGGTCGTGCCATTCACGCGATTCAGCGTAAAAAACGTAAATAA
- the sucC gene encoding ADP-forming succinate--CoA ligase subunit beta, producing MNLHEYQAKELLKSYGLPIQEGIIAYSGDEAAAAFDKTPTDIAVIKAQVHAGGRGKAGGVKLVKTREEAKQVTDELIGKNLVTYQTDAAGQPVNFVLVAEDMYPVQTELYLGAVVDRSSRRVTFMASTEGGVEIEKVAEETPEKIFKVNIDPLVGLLPFQAREVAFKLGLEGKQINQFVKLMSGAYQAFVENDIDLLEINPLAVRENGEIVCVDGKIGIDSNALYRLPKIAALQDKSQENERELKAAEFDLNYVALEGNIGCMVNGAGLAMATMDIIKLYGGKPANFLDVGGGATKDRVVEAFKIILEDSSVEGVLINIFGGIVRCDMIAEAIIAAIKEVDVKVPVVVRLEGNNAELGAQILEESGLKLISAQGLSDAAQKIVDAVKA from the coding sequence ATGAATTTACATGAGTATCAAGCAAAAGAGCTATTGAAAAGCTACGGCTTGCCAATTCAAGAAGGCATCATTGCTTACAGTGGCGACGAAGCAGCGGCAGCTTTTGACAAAACCCCAACTGATATCGCAGTCATCAAAGCGCAGGTTCATGCTGGTGGTCGCGGTAAAGCGGGCGGCGTGAAACTGGTTAAGACTCGTGAAGAAGCGAAGCAAGTGACTGATGAGCTTATCGGTAAAAACCTTGTAACGTATCAAACCGATGCCGCTGGTCAACCAGTGAATTTCGTTTTGGTTGCAGAAGATATGTATCCAGTGCAAACCGAGCTATATCTTGGCGCTGTTGTTGACCGCTCTTCACGTCGCGTGACGTTTATGGCATCAACGGAAGGCGGTGTTGAGATTGAGAAAGTTGCAGAAGAAACGCCAGAGAAAATCTTTAAAGTAAATATTGATCCATTGGTTGGTTTATTGCCATTCCAAGCGCGTGAAGTCGCGTTTAAATTGGGTCTTGAAGGCAAGCAAATCAATCAATTCGTTAAATTGATGTCTGGTGCTTATCAAGCATTCGTTGAAAACGACATTGATTTACTTGAAATCAACCCATTAGCGGTTCGCGAAAATGGCGAGATCGTTTGTGTTGATGGCAAAATTGGTATTGACTCAAACGCTTTATATCGTTTGCCTAAGATTGCTGCGCTACAAGACAAATCACAAGAAAATGAGCGTGAGCTTAAAGCGGCTGAGTTTGATCTAAACTATGTTGCCCTAGAAGGCAATATCGGTTGTATGGTAAACGGTGCTGGTCTTGCAATGGCTACGATGGACATCATCAAATTGTACGGCGGCAAGCCTGCTAACTTCTTGGACGTTGGCGGCGGTGCAACTAAAGATCGCGTTGTTGAAGCCTTCAAGATCATTCTTGAAGACAGCAGCGTTGAAGGTGTTCTGATCAACATCTTCGGTGGTATCGTACGTTGTGACATGATTGCAGAAGCTATTATCGCTGCGATCAAAGAAGTTGACGTCAAAGTACCAGTTGTTGTCCGTTTAGAGGGTAACAATGCTGAGCTTGGCGCACAAATTCTAGAAGAATCTGGTCTGAAATTGATCTCAGCTCAAGGTTTATCAGACGCCGCTCAAAAAATTGTTGACGCTGTTAAAGCTTAA
- the sucD gene encoding succinate--CoA ligase subunit alpha: MSVLIDKDTKVLVQGFTGKNGTFHSEQAIEYGTKVVGGVTPGKGGQTHLGLPVFNTMSEAMAATQADASVIYVPAPFVLDSIIEAIDAGVKLIVVITEGVPTLDMLKAKRYLETAGDVRLIGPNCPGVITPGQCKIGIMPGHIHLPGKVGIISRSGTLTYEAVAQTTKLGFGQSTCIGIGGDPIPGMNQIDALKLFQEDPQTEAIILIGEIGGTAEEEAAAYIKDHVTKPVVGYIAGVTAPEGKRMGHAGAIISGGQGTAEDKFKAFEAAGIAYTRDPSKLGEKLKEVTGW, from the coding sequence ATGAGTGTATTAATTGATAAAGACACCAAAGTATTGGTGCAAGGTTTTACCGGTAAAAATGGTACGTTCCACTCAGAACAAGCCATCGAATATGGTACAAAAGTTGTTGGCGGCGTAACCCCAGGTAAAGGCGGTCAAACGCACCTAGGTTTGCCAGTATTCAACACCATGTCTGAAGCAATGGCAGCCACCCAAGCAGACGCTTCTGTTATCTATGTACCAGCTCCTTTTGTACTAGATTCTATCATCGAAGCAATTGATGCTGGTGTGAAGCTAATTGTTGTGATCACTGAAGGTGTACCAACGCTTGATATGCTTAAAGCCAAACGCTACCTTGAAACAGCAGGCGATGTACGTCTAATCGGTCCTAACTGCCCAGGCGTTATCACCCCAGGTCAGTGCAAAATCGGCATCATGCCAGGTCATATCCATTTGCCAGGTAAAGTGGGTATCATCTCACGCTCTGGTACTTTAACTTATGAAGCCGTTGCTCAAACCACTAAGCTTGGTTTTGGTCAATCAACCTGTATCGGTATCGGTGGTGATCCGATCCCTGGTATGAACCAGATTGATGCGCTTAAATTGTTCCAAGAAGATCCACAAACTGAAGCAATTATCTTAATCGGTGAAATTGGTGGTACTGCTGAAGAAGAAGCAGCCGCTTATATCAAAGACCATGTAACTAAGCCAGTTGTTGGTTATATTGCTGGTGTAACTGCTCCTGAAGGTAAGCGTATGGGTCATGCCGGCGCTATCATCTCTGGCGGTCAAGGTACAGCTGAAGATAAATTTAAAGCGTTTGAAGCGGCAGGTATTGCTTACACGCGTGACCCATCAAAATTGGGCGAGAAGCTAAAAGAAGTGACAGGTTGGTAG